A DNA window from Magnetococcales bacterium contains the following coding sequences:
- a CDS encoding aminopeptidase P family protein — protein sequence MTTRLIYAASESSADMFYATGVWTPDPFLFVREASGRRHVVTSVLEIDRIRRLARVEVVHDWEPLRQGWLQKNPGKSPETADLIFCFLETVGSRHILVPHDFPVGLADPLRRSGVSVEVATHGFWPERERKRPDEIDAIQQALAITGRAMEAGVGLIIASVIGDDGCLYLDGAPLTSERVRTRIHSRLVEEGAFARNTIVAGGSQGADPHAPGSGPLLAHWPIILDVFPRVEESGYWGDMSRTVCRGRPTDRVRRAWEAVRQAQEVAIARIRPGVATTEVHAAVSRHLTDAGFVTGPTPEGCQGGFFHGTGHGLGLDIHEAPRIGPRGPVLEVGHVVTVEPGLYYPDMGGVRLEDVVVVEETGCRNLTDFPKILEV from the coding sequence ATGACCACACGACTGATTTATGCCGCCAGCGAAAGTTCGGCGGACATGTTCTACGCCACAGGGGTGTGGACCCCGGATCCCTTTTTATTCGTTCGGGAGGCATCGGGGCGCCGGCATGTGGTGACCTCGGTCCTGGAGATCGATCGGATCCGCCGGTTGGCGCGAGTGGAGGTGGTTCATGATTGGGAGCCCCTGCGGCAGGGCTGGTTGCAAAAAAATCCCGGAAAATCTCCAGAAACAGCCGACTTGATCTTTTGTTTCCTGGAGACGGTCGGCTCGCGGCATATTCTGGTGCCCCACGATTTTCCCGTTGGCCTGGCCGATCCCCTGCGCCGGTCCGGGGTGAGCGTGGAAGTGGCAACCCACGGATTTTGGCCGGAACGGGAGCGTAAACGCCCGGATGAGATCGACGCCATCCAACAGGCCCTGGCCATCACGGGACGTGCCATGGAAGCGGGGGTTGGCCTGATTATTGCTTCGGTCATCGGTGATGACGGTTGCCTCTACCTGGATGGTGCTCCGCTCACGAGTGAACGGGTTCGGACACGGATCCACAGCCGTCTGGTGGAAGAGGGGGCCTTCGCCCGGAATACCATCGTGGCGGGTGGCAGTCAGGGGGCTGATCCGCACGCGCCCGGTTCGGGCCCTTTGTTGGCTCATTGGCCGATCATCCTGGATGTTTTTCCGCGTGTGGAAGAGAGTGGCTACTGGGGGGATATGTCCCGGACCGTTTGCCGGGGCAGGCCGACAGACCGGGTGCGACGTGCCTGGGAGGCGGTACGACAGGCTCAAGAGGTGGCCATTGCCCGGATCCGTCCTGGTGTGGCGACAACAGAGGTTCACGCTGCGGTAAGCCGTCATTTGACCGATGCCGGTTTTGTGACGGGTCCAACCCCGGAAGGGTGCCAGGGAGGGTTTTTTCATGGTACGGGACACGGCCTGGGTCTGGATATTCATGAAGCACCACGGATCGGGCCGCGTGGTCCGGTCCTGGAGGTGGGGCATGTGGTGACCGTGGAGCCCGGTCTCTACTATCCGGATATGGGGGGGGTGCGTCTGGAGGATGTGGTCGTCGTCGAAGAAACGGGATGTCGAAATCTGACGGATTTCCCCAAAATTTTGGAGGTTTGA
- a CDS encoding SPOR domain-containing protein translates to MKASPNREQQIFLIVGGVIFGLILVVVIYNMIQDPKQTVVEDIRRPLVVAPANRPSEDAKRPWIETVKPAPIFESTQSHAVVPPQPGQVDEQPAGAAAPGEATGAAQAAQAEGGQRSVPIAAAVATAVARKGNKVPPAAVAAKPEGGADPIGTWAAKEQREEVMPEPEEGPPPKAKTNGKQSHNEPATAKPPRGKTEQVAARPSAPPAAPSAAPPEQHAKVSHRPAREANSGDAEDVKGSYSVQLGSFSSADRAAAIQEKVKKVVFEGHPVPVFQKVGTVSGQSHYRVRLGPFATQKQAELAAQLVKRQTGFEGRVLSPGK, encoded by the coding sequence ATGAAAGCATCTCCCAACCGTGAACAGCAGATATTTTTGATCGTCGGCGGGGTCATTTTTGGTTTGATCCTGGTCGTAGTGATCTACAACATGATCCAGGATCCCAAGCAGACGGTGGTCGAGGATATCCGGCGGCCATTGGTGGTGGCCCCGGCCAATCGACCGTCCGAGGATGCCAAACGGCCATGGATCGAGACCGTCAAGCCGGCGCCGATTTTCGAGAGCACCCAGTCTCACGCCGTGGTTCCGCCGCAACCGGGTCAGGTGGATGAACAACCTGCCGGTGCCGCCGCGCCTGGAGAGGCAACCGGGGCTGCCCAGGCTGCCCAGGCCGAGGGTGGCCAAAGGAGCGTGCCGATTGCCGCCGCCGTAGCCACTGCCGTGGCCAGGAAAGGGAACAAGGTTCCGCCCGCAGCCGTGGCCGCAAAGCCTGAAGGGGGTGCGGATCCCATTGGCACCTGGGCCGCAAAGGAACAACGCGAAGAGGTGATGCCGGAGCCGGAAGAGGGCCCCCCTCCCAAGGCCAAAACCAACGGGAAACAATCCCACAATGAGCCGGCGACGGCCAAGCCGCCGCGTGGCAAAACAGAACAGGTTGCGGCGCGGCCCTCCGCACCCCCAGCCGCGCCCTCCGCTGCACCTCCGGAACAACACGCCAAGGTGTCGCATCGTCCAGCCAGGGAAGCCAATAGTGGGGATGCGGAAGATGTAAAAGGGAGTTATTCGGTGCAGTTGGGTTCCTTCAGCAGTGCCGATCGGGCCGCCGCGATCCAGGAGAAGGTGAAGAAGGTGGTCTTCGAGGGACACCCGGTTCCTGTCTTCCAGAAAGTCGGCACGGTGAGCGGTCAGTCCCACTACCGGGTGCGATTGGGGCCTTTCGCCACCCAGAAACAGGCCGAATTGGCGGCGCAGTTGGTCAAACGGCAGACAGGGTTCGAGGGGAGAGTCCTCTCCCCGGGAAAATAG
- the ccmA gene encoding heme ABC exporter ATP-binding protein CcmA — MAELLIEGIHYRYGHQRVLNGVALHAGPGVCAVLFGANGSGKSTLLSILATRLRLREGRYVLNGMDVSEGYDVARGQLMLLGHATHLYGHLDALENLRFFCDLRGLATTPEQLLFAVESVGLGRSSRRPVRGFSAGMRKRLALARVQLAAPSLLLLDEPYSALDAAGVAWLNDMLRVYLADGGTVVMASHDPERVAVLDHVPYRLEAGRLLALPREKGKTAC; from the coding sequence ATGGCAGAACTTTTGATAGAGGGGATCCACTACCGTTACGGGCATCAACGGGTCTTGAATGGCGTGGCGTTACATGCCGGGCCGGGGGTGTGCGCGGTTCTCTTCGGTGCCAATGGCTCCGGGAAGTCGACTTTGTTGTCGATCCTGGCCACCCGCCTTCGCCTGCGGGAGGGAAGGTATGTCTTGAACGGGATGGATGTGTCGGAAGGGTATGACGTGGCGCGGGGGCAGTTGATGCTTCTGGGACATGCCACCCATCTGTATGGGCATCTGGATGCCCTGGAAAATTTACGTTTTTTCTGCGATCTTCGCGGCCTGGCCACGACGCCGGAACAACTACTCTTCGCCGTGGAGTCCGTGGGTCTGGGGCGCTCGTCCCGGCGACCGGTGCGGGGTTTTTCCGCCGGGATGCGCAAGCGGTTGGCCTTGGCGCGGGTCCAGTTGGCTGCCCCTTCGCTCCTGCTTCTGGATGAACCCTATTCGGCATTGGACGCAGCGGGTGTTGCATGGTTGAACGACATGCTGAGGGTCTATCTGGCCGATGGCGGGACGGTGGTCATGGCCAGCCATGACCCGGAACGGGTGGCGGTCCTGGACCACGTTCCTTATCGTCTGGAGGCGGGCCGTCTGCTCGCCTTGCCTCGGGAGAAGGGGAAAACAGCTTGTTGA
- a CDS encoding heme exporter protein CcmB — MLRAAYRIAWKDVVGDFRRRSTLSAMLFFAIAVLVVFQAAFEPDRQEATRLLPGLLWVTVLFTSLVGLGRVFQAEEEDDAFEGLLLSPMPRGILYLGKWWGNLALTLLVEILLLPCMLVLFNVDAWDRLHGILGILLLGTLGLTGLGVLLAALTRAARARETLLALLLLPLVVPLLIAGVQATGIVLTQRGDLGPWLQLLVIFDVVYLAMAPWGFGWLVEE, encoded by the coding sequence TTGTTGAGGGCGGCCTACCGTATCGCCTGGAAGGATGTGGTCGGGGATTTTCGGCGTCGTTCCACCTTGTCGGCGATGCTGTTTTTTGCCATTGCGGTGCTGGTCGTTTTTCAGGCTGCCTTTGAGCCGGACCGTCAGGAGGCGACCCGGTTGTTGCCCGGGTTGCTCTGGGTCACGGTGCTCTTCACCAGTCTGGTTGGTTTGGGGCGGGTCTTCCAGGCCGAGGAAGAGGATGACGCTTTTGAAGGGCTGCTTCTCTCCCCCATGCCACGTGGGATCTTGTATCTTGGCAAGTGGTGGGGCAATCTGGCTCTGACGCTGCTCGTGGAGATCCTGCTTCTTCCTTGCATGCTGGTGCTGTTCAATGTGGATGCCTGGGACCGGCTGCACGGGATTTTGGGGATCCTGCTGCTGGGTACCCTGGGGTTGACGGGGCTGGGGGTGTTGCTGGCTGCCCTGACCCGGGCGGCCCGGGCGCGGGAGACGCTTCTTGCCTTGTTGCTCTTGCCGTTGGTGGTGCCTTTGCTGATTGCCGGCGTGCAGGCAACGGGGATCGTCCTGACCCAACGCGGGGATTTGGGGCCCTGGTTGCAGCTCCTGGTCATTTTTGATGTGGTCTACCTCGCCATGGCCCCGTGGGGTTTTGGCTGGCTGGTCGAGGAGTGA
- the ccsA gene encoding cytochrome c biogenesis protein CcsA, whose translation MWSTSPWPRGVLAGWSRSEAIVLKFLARIQPWVGWTALLLLVAGLFLVFHAPPDFQQGLSVRIMYIHVPSAQMALFLYLFLSGASLLFLWKRFSTADVLAEAAAPVGAAFSLVTLATGSIWGKPMWGAWWAWDARLTSMLVLLIIYVGVMAMRHALDEPAKGAKATAILTLIGAVDLPIIHFSVVWWRTLHQPSSFEGKLKPAIAGPLLTPLIVMAVAGLAVAAYLVILKSGNVAAQRQLDILESEGDDHG comes from the coding sequence ATGTGGTCTACCTCGCCATGGCCCCGTGGGGTTTTGGCTGGCTGGTCGAGGAGTGAAGCGATCGTGTTGAAATTTTTGGCCCGAATCCAACCGTGGGTGGGATGGACCGCTCTGCTTTTGCTGGTGGCGGGTCTTTTTCTGGTCTTCCATGCCCCGCCGGATTTCCAGCAAGGCCTTTCGGTCCGCATCATGTACATCCATGTCCCCTCGGCCCAGATGGCCTTGTTCCTTTACCTGTTTTTGTCGGGAGCCAGCCTGCTTTTTCTCTGGAAACGTTTTTCCACCGCCGATGTGTTAGCGGAGGCGGCGGCGCCGGTCGGGGCGGCGTTCTCCCTGGTGACCCTGGCCACCGGTTCCATCTGGGGCAAACCGATGTGGGGGGCGTGGTGGGCCTGGGATGCCCGGCTCACCTCCATGCTCGTGCTGTTGATCATCTATGTCGGGGTGATGGCCATGCGTCATGCGCTCGATGAACCTGCCAAAGGAGCCAAGGCGACCGCCATCCTGACGTTGATCGGCGCGGTGGATCTGCCCATCATCCATTTTTCCGTGGTTTGGTGGCGCACTCTGCATCAACCCTCCTCGTTTGAAGGGAAGCTCAAGCCAGCCATTGCCGGCCCCCTGTTGACCCCATTGATCGTCATGGCCGTGGCGGGTTTGGCCGTGGCGGCCTATCTGGTCATTCTCAAGTCTGGAAACGTGGCCGCGCAGCGCCAGCTGGATATCCTCGAAAGTGAAGGAGATGATCATGGGTGA
- the ccmD gene encoding heme exporter protein CcmD, with product MGDYMGYVLAAYGVALVVYGGLTLFWQRQRRHLQARLVLEKRPDV from the coding sequence ATGGGTGACTATATGGGTTATGTCTTGGCCGCCTATGGTGTCGCCTTGGTGGTCTATGGCGGTTTGACCCTGTTTTGGCAACGGCAGAGGCGGCATTTGCAGGCCAGGTTGGTTCTCGAAAAAAGGCCGGACGTTTAA
- the ccmE gene encoding cytochrome c maturation protein CcmE — protein sequence MNRKSKRIMLLATVIMVGGALLSLLYTSFTDSLVYFHTPTEIRQKSADFAGRKVRVGGMIQNGSLVRKTGTLEVSFTLTDGHGDVPVHYNGVLPDLFREGQGAVVEGVWRHDLPHFEAATVLAKHSEDYVPVSMTKEGLEKAQSSILKSVQ from the coding sequence ATGAACAGAAAAAGTAAACGGATCATGTTGTTGGCGACTGTGATCATGGTGGGGGGGGCCTTGCTCTCCCTGCTCTACACGTCGTTCACCGACTCCCTGGTCTATTTTCACACTCCGACGGAAATTCGCCAAAAGTCGGCTGACTTTGCGGGCCGGAAGGTGCGGGTTGGCGGCATGATCCAAAACGGTTCCCTGGTTCGCAAGACCGGCACTCTGGAGGTGAGTTTTACCCTGACCGATGGCCATGGGGATGTGCCGGTCCATTACAACGGCGTGTTGCCGGATCTGTTCCGGGAGGGACAGGGGGCCGTGGTGGAGGGTGTCTGGCGCCACGATCTTCCCCATTTTGAGGCAGCAACGGTCCTGGCCAAACATTCTGAAGATTATGTGCCAGTCTCCATGACCAAAGAGGGGCTGGAGAAGGCGCAGAGTTCCATTCTTAAATCGGTGCAGTGA
- a CDS encoding heme lyase CcmF/NrfE family subunit, with amino-acid sequence MWIEVGHFAALTAFVLALTQTGAGVLGGILARPAWVRVGRQAALMVALLLTVASLGLIMSFLQHDFSVRYVAEHASLKLPVFYLATAMWGGHEGSLLLWVWFLAVFSAVAVWRHWSTHPLSMPWLLGLLGAVMVGFLLLVLFLSSPFERLFPAPADGRDLNPMLQDPGMVFHPPFLYLGYVGFSVPYAFAMAALLNGRSGTEWILAMRRWTLFAWAMLTTGIVLGAYWAYYVLGWGGYWAWDPVENASFMPWLTATAFLHSVMVQERRDMFRTWNLFLIITTFSLSLLGTFLVRSGVLSSVHAFANDPGRGVFILIFMAVVLLFSFGVLVFRADHLRSGTPRLDTILCKESAFLFNNMFFMVAALTVLLGTLYPLAMETLAGTKVTVGAPYFNKVFVPIMLGTLALMGMGLVIPWRRATAAALGRMFRWPLLLALLAILPVWLVGVRHPYGIIGASLVVFVLATHTQDLYRGVAARRQRDGRAWPTVLWHLVIRNQRRYGGLVTHLGVLLMVAGFIGSGLFQQERDLVMRPGDVMHMGPWQLTFASMGRAARHNWQANEAVIQADKGRESLTLLPQKRIYDGSSQPMSEAAIHSTWREDLYVVLGDQVADGAWAFRVYLNPLVMWIWWGACVIALGVGLSMLQGRRLRRKQGA; translated from the coding sequence ATGTGGATTGAAGTCGGACATTTTGCCGCATTGACAGCGTTCGTCCTTGCCTTGACCCAGACCGGCGCTGGTGTGTTGGGAGGGATTTTGGCTCGTCCGGCCTGGGTTCGCGTGGGGCGCCAGGCAGCCTTGATGGTGGCCCTGTTGCTGACTGTGGCGAGCCTGGGTTTGATCATGTCGTTTCTCCAGCATGACTTTTCCGTGCGCTATGTGGCCGAACACGCTTCCCTGAAACTGCCTGTTTTTTACCTTGCCACAGCCATGTGGGGGGGGCATGAGGGCTCTCTGCTGCTGTGGGTGTGGTTTTTGGCTGTTTTTTCTGCTGTGGCCGTGTGGCGGCATTGGTCGACGCATCCGCTTTCCATGCCTTGGCTGCTGGGTCTTCTGGGGGCGGTCATGGTGGGCTTTTTGTTGCTGGTGTTGTTTCTTTCCAGCCCGTTTGAACGGCTCTTCCCGGCACCGGCGGATGGCCGGGATCTCAACCCGATGTTGCAGGATCCGGGCATGGTGTTTCACCCGCCCTTTCTCTATCTGGGGTATGTGGGTTTTTCGGTTCCCTACGCCTTTGCCATGGCCGCCCTGTTGAATGGTCGCTCCGGCACCGAGTGGATTTTGGCCATGCGGCGGTGGACCCTGTTTGCCTGGGCCATGCTCACCACCGGTATTGTTTTGGGCGCCTATTGGGCCTATTACGTCTTGGGTTGGGGCGGTTATTGGGCCTGGGATCCGGTGGAAAATGCCTCCTTCATGCCCTGGCTCACCGCTACCGCCTTTTTGCACTCGGTGATGGTGCAGGAACGGCGTGACATGTTTCGTACCTGGAATCTTTTTTTGATCATCACCACCTTCTCCCTCTCGCTGCTGGGAACATTCCTGGTCCGATCCGGGGTTTTGTCGTCGGTTCACGCCTTTGCCAACGACCCGGGACGGGGGGTGTTCATCCTGATTTTCATGGCCGTGGTGCTGCTTTTTTCCTTTGGGGTGCTGGTTTTTCGTGCGGATCACCTCCGGAGTGGCACACCCCGTCTGGATACGATCCTCTGCAAAGAGAGCGCTTTTTTGTTCAACAACATGTTTTTTATGGTTGCCGCCCTGACCGTTCTCCTGGGGACGCTGTATCCCCTGGCCATGGAGACCCTGGCCGGAACCAAGGTGACGGTGGGGGCTCCCTATTTCAACAAGGTGTTTGTCCCGATCATGCTTGGCACCTTGGCCTTGATGGGGATGGGGTTGGTCATTCCCTGGCGGCGCGCCACTGCCGCAGCGTTGGGACGCATGTTCAGGTGGCCTTTGCTTCTGGCCCTGCTGGCGATCCTGCCGGTCTGGTTGGTGGGTGTGCGTCATCCCTACGGGATTATCGGCGCAAGTCTGGTGGTGTTTGTCCTGGCCACCCATACGCAGGATCTGTACAGGGGGGTTGCAGCACGCCGGCAACGGGATGGCCGGGCCTGGCCGACCGTCCTGTGGCACCTTGTGATACGCAACCAGAGACGCTATGGCGGTTTGGTGACCCACCTGGGTGTTTTGCTCATGGTCGCCGGTTTCATCGGCTCGGGGCTCTTTCAGCAGGAACGGGATCTGGTCATGCGTCCGGGTGATGTCATGCATATGGGCCCTTGGCAGTTGACTTTTGCCTCCATGGGTCGGGCGGCGCGACACAACTGGCAGGCCAACGAAGCAGTGATCCAGGCGGACAAAGGCAGGGAGTCCCTGACCCTGCTGCCCCAGAAACGCATCTACGACGGCAGCTCCCAACCCATGAGCGAAGCGGCTATCCACTCGACCTGGAGGGAAGATCTCTATGTCGTGTTGGGAGACCAGGTTGCGGATGGAGCCTGGGCTTTCCGGGTCTATCTGAACCCCCTGGTCATGTGGATTTGGTGGGGAGCGTGCGTGATCGCCTTGGGGGTCGGCTTGTCCATGTTGCAGGGGAGACGGTTGCGAAGGAAACAAGGGGCTTGA
- a CDS encoding DsbE family thiol:disulfide interchange protein: MWWKALLLLVVVGILTLFALGLGNDPRMIPTPLINRPATDFDAQALDGGEKIRLSAYRGRWVMLNFWGSWCGSCWKEHPYLVQLAKQVQSRQDFIIIGVDFKDTVEDAQAFLRRYGETGYRHVFDPDQRIAIDWGVYGAPESYLVDPQGRIRLKHTGPLYPGWFEAVALPLMAQEPGGKEGTP; the protein is encoded by the coding sequence ATGTGGTGGAAAGCGCTCTTGTTGCTGGTAGTGGTCGGCATTCTGACCCTCTTTGCGTTGGGACTTGGCAACGATCCGCGTATGATTCCCACCCCGCTGATCAATCGCCCCGCCACGGACTTTGACGCCCAGGCCCTGGATGGTGGGGAAAAAATTCGCCTGAGCGCCTATCGGGGACGTTGGGTGATGCTCAATTTTTGGGGCTCGTGGTGTGGCAGTTGCTGGAAGGAACATCCCTATCTGGTGCAGTTGGCGAAACAGGTCCAATCCAGGCAGGACTTCATCATCATCGGTGTGGATTTCAAGGATACCGTGGAGGATGCCCAGGCGTTTTTGCGTCGCTACGGGGAAACCGGCTATCGGCACGTTTTTGACCCCGATCAGCGTATCGCCATTGATTGGGGTGTCTACGGCGCCCCGGAAAGTTATCTGGTCGATCCACAGGGCCGTATCCGATTGAAGCATACGGGGCCGCTCTACCCGGGATGGTTTGAAGCCGTGGCTCTGCCCTTGATGGCCCAGGAGCCGGGTGGCAAGGAGGGTACCCCATGA